The Yamadazyma tenuis chromosome 2, complete sequence sequence TTTTCAAGGAGTATGTTACCAGCTGGAGTGCCTATCATAACTGGATGAAGGCTTATCCAGATAAGAAAGATGTTGCGGATCAGTTCATTGATAAGTTGGCACTGACACTTGGCTGGGACGATGACTTCGAGTTCACCGTTGTGTGGGCCACTGTCTACACGTTTGCCAAAAAGAAGGGTTGATCCTGGATGTGAAAAGTAGTAGTAGTAGTTTTTATATTTAATATGGCTTATTTACAATGTTCCTAGAGAAGCTCTCTATAAGCAGTAAAAAGCATCTTGATATGTTTCTCTTTGTTGCTCAACAACTCGTCGAATCCTTCTTTGACCCCATTATCGAGCAATATTTTATCTGTAATCATCAACCTGAGTTCATTGACATCGATATCACCCGCTTCAATACAATTAACTACAGCTTCGAAATCAGACTTGACAAAACAAATGGACCCAGTGACGATTTTCTCGCTCAAGGTAGTATCCATTGGCGAATACTGGATGTATTTCTTCGCCCACACCGCCACGTTGGTGGCGGTACCTCTGATTCGAAGACATTTGATACTGGTTTCAAAGGTCGAACTTATTCCGCTACAGTCAAAAGTGTGATGGAATCCATGATTTCCTGGAGACAAAGCCCGCAATTCCTTAACACAGTCTTCCACGGATTTTCCAGTAGGATCAAAAGTCATCACATCCAATTTTTCTGCCAATAGCCTTCTGGCAAGAGCTGGCTCACTGACCACAATCTTACTTGCCTTATGACCTTTTAAAGCAAAAATAGTGGTCAAACCAATGGGACCTCCTCCCAAGATCAATGCTGATTGTCCCTCTTCCAACCGAGACACCTTCACGGCGTGCCATGAAACTGCCAAAGGCTGTACCAATGCAGCAATATCCATAGGGATCTTTTTTTCGTCAAACTTAATCAACTTCGATTGAGTGGTGACAACATACTCAGCACAACCTCCATCACTAAACCCTAATCCCGTCAATGCCAAGTTGTCACAAGCATTATAGTGACCATCTTCACAAGCACCACACTCGGGCTTGTCCTTCGCAGGCGACTCTTCAAACCGATGTTTATCTTTACAAGTTCCTGTtacctccaccaccaccttaTCACCAACCTTCAACAGAGTaacaccaaatccaacagAGATCACTTCACCACTCATCTCGTGGCCCAATACCATCGGGAACTGCAAGTTGGAAATGGGGTTGGTGGTTCCAGGtttattgaaaaagaaggGTCCGCTGGTATACTCTTTCAAGTCAGACCCACAAATCCCACAGTAGTACACCTTAATCTTCACATCTTCTGGATGCTGTACTTGAGGTTCAATGTAGTCACTGTGGAATCGCAAATCATTCTTGCCGTGGTACACAATTGCTTTCATATCTTCTTACTGTCTGGGTGAAGAGATGaaattggtgttgaaaacCGAGACCCCTCGGACTGTCTCGCAATTTTAGACCTGCATCTCGGGCTATCAAATACGGCTGGCCCACAGTGCACCAAACAAGGTTTATACGCAAAATAACAATGTTTGGAGACCGTACGATGTCCATAATATTCGTGTGAAAGGGAAATGTCAAAATGGAACTAACATTGTCAATATCCGGACAACTTTGTGGTGAATAGGTACATTTTCTCAGGTAACCACAGACACACGCTAATTGTTTTTGGCGATTGGTAACCTCCAATTTTCCTGCCATTATACACAACCCTCCAACCTTTCTCCAATTCAACAGTTTGAAGTACTCAGTAGAGGACAGATAGCCGAGTATGTCCCTTAATCGCTTTTCCTTAAATCATATTTGAGGCTTCAAACGCTTACTACCATAATTATGGCAAATTTCATGTTCAATAATATCACTGGTCTAATTAGCCCGTAAACCCTATGCTCTAGAGCTAATTGTTCCTATTACTTTATCTAAGTCTTTATCTTAGTCTATTGTTTTCGCAGCTTAGAGCTGGCTGCTAAACTCGTTTCAAGTAAAGTCGTGTCGATACCTATGTATTTGCACTTTGTCATaatgggtgcaaaatgATTGTTTGGCAGGTAAGAATGTACCACTGCTACAATGAGATGAAAGTTGacaattgaagaaccaCAATAATTGTAGGGGTTAGGTATACATCTCTCTTGTTAAATCGTTGTTAATAAGCTGTCGTTCCTGATGAGCAAAATTCCCAACTTATGTATTTAATCTGCAGATTCGTCCACCTAAATATTTATCAATAACCTCATAGACGCATTCTATAGACATGCAACCCACTTTCATTTCATCTTTGTTGGCGCTTTTCTCTTTCGTCTTTGTTGTTCACGCTGCTGCTATCTATGGGAGAGATGCTATCCCAATTTTAAAACCGTTAAGAGCCAGAAGAAGTATCTGGGAAGAAGGTACTTTGACCAGAAAAGTCGAAGCGTTCTCCAAGAGAGATAACTCCACATTGGCTACTACAGCACTAGTGGGAAAGAGAGAGAACTCTACGTTAGTCACTAGAGTCATAGCTGAAAAGAGAGAGAACGCTACCGATGTTGCAATCAAGAAAAGGTTTGCTGACCTTGATAAAGAGTTGGAGAGAACTAGACTTACGTACTAACGCTTCAGGGCTAGATCCATCCACAATGTTTTTACTTTTTTTTTAGTCTTCGTTTATTTCCGTCTATATATTTTCTAATCCGTTTCTACTTTTTTCTTATTCTCAAATAATATACAATGCCCTAATGAGCCCTCTACATGGTCAATATCACTGAATTAACATAAAGGAATAGAAGGCTCTGGATCCTTCAAGGAGAATTGCTAACCAATTGCTAATTAGCTTTAGTAACAAATTCTGTTTCTGCAGCCGCTTACATCGCGGAAAAATTCATTTTACTAAGATCTTACAAACGAGAAATATATAAAGTGACCAAATTCATTGATTATTTGTCAACGCCTAGGTTTTCAGAGAAACTATAAATACGGTGAATGAATCTCCAGATATTCATAATATCAATTTTTTTGCTTAGTTTAATCAAAAAGACCTTGAGTACTAAAATCCCCGAATCTAATCTAATGAACAGAACCGTTAAGAAAATCATACATGCTACTGAAAGACCTGAAGGAGTTGGAGCAATCGTCAGAAGATTCGTCGGTGTCGATGGAATGAGGCAGTTTTCGCCATTCCTAATGGCTGACCACTTCAGCGGTGGAGAAGGTGGATTTCCAGAACATCCACATTTAGGACAAGAAACCATTACGTACATTACTAAAGGAGCCTTTGCGCACGAAGACTTCACCGGATCCAAAGGAATCTTGTACGCTGGTGACTTGCAATTTATGACTGCTGGTAAAGGTGTTGTGCATTCTGAAATGCCTGTTCGGTTACCAGATGGTGTCACACCAGCAGGTATTCAGCTCTGGGTAGATTTACCCcatgaattgaaggaagtgTCCCCAAGGTACAGAGATTTGAGAGCCTATGAGATCCCAGAAGctgttgaacaagatggAAAGTTGACAGTCAAAGTCATCAGTGGAAACTCGTATGGTGTTGAATCCTTAAAAGATTTGGCATACACTCCAATCCACTATTACCACTACATTATGAAACCAGGCTCGATATTCGAACAACCAGTCCCAGAGAACTTCAACGTTTTCCTTTATGTTACTCAAGGTAATGGCTTGAGGTTAAGCGACGGAAACACTTTGAAGCAAAATAGTGCTGcttttttcaaaatggacGGATCTTCCATCAAAGGAGCCAATCCTTTGGATTCCGATAACAACATTGAGTTCATGTTGGTTGGAGGAGAAGTGTTGGATCAACATACTGTCCACTACGGACCTTTTGTTGCCAAGGACCAAGAAAGAATCAGAAGAGCCTTTGCTGATTATCAGAATGCCAGAAATGGGTTCgcaaacttgaagacatGGAAGACTTTAATTAGCGGTGGTGTTACTGAAGACATGATTCAAAACGATTTGAATGGGTCTTTAGAACTCAGAAAAAAGGCCGAACAAGAATACTTATCCAGGAAGGCTGCTGAACATCAAACACCAATAGAACCTGTGAAAGACGAATTGTAAAAGGTCTAACTATTTATTTTATGTGTCCGTGTATAGTAAAATCGTATTTATTAGTATTTTGATGATTATTTCGCAGCTCTCAATTCTCGCGTCGCGTGAATTTAATATTTGTATTTTGTAATGACGATGGGAGATTCACAAAAGGAGGTTGAATACATCTCCGACAAACTCTTCAAGGACAACTCCATTGTTTCTTACTCTCAGCTATCCAAAGATTTG is a genomic window containing:
- the BDH2 gene encoding Putative diacetyl reductase [(R)-acetoin forming] 2 (COG:Q; EggNog:ENOG503P022), translated to MKAIVYHGKNDLRFHSDYIEPQVQHPEDVKIKVYYCGICGSDLKEYTSGPFFFNKPGTTNPISNLQFPMVLGHEMSGEVISVGFGVTSLKVGDKVVVEVTGTCKDKHRFEESPAKDKPECGACEDGHYNACDNLALTGLGFSDGGCAEYVVTTQSKLIKFDEKKIPMDIAALVQPLAVSWHAVKVSRLEEGQSALILGGGPIGLTTIFALKGHKASKIVVSEPALARRLLAEKLDVMTFDPTGKSVEDCVKELRALSPGNHGFHHTFDCSGISSTFETSIKCLRIRGTATNVAVWAKKYIQYSPMDTTLSEKIVTGSICFVKSDFEAVVNCIEAGDIDVNELRLMITDKILLDNGVKEGFDELLSNKEKHIKMLFTAYRELL
- the PRN1 gene encoding RNA pol II transcription cofactor (EggNog:ENOG503NW75; COG:S); this translates as MNRTVKKIIHATERPEGVGAIVRRFVGVDGMRQFSPFLMADHFSGGEGGFPEHPHLGQETITYITKGAFAHEDFTGSKGILYAGDLQFMTAGKGVVHSEMPVRLPDGVTPAGIQLWVDLPHELKEVSPRYRDLRAYEIPEAVEQDGKLTVKVISGNSYGVESLKDLAYTPIHYYHYIMKPGSIFEQPVPENFNVFLYVTQGNGLRLSDGNTLKQNSAAFFKMDGSSIKGANPLDSDNNIEFMLVGGEVLDQHTVHYGPFVAKDQERIRRAFADYQNARNGFANLKTWKTLISGGVTEDMIQNDLNGSLELRKKAEQEYLSRKAAEHQTPIEPVKDEL